The genomic window CCCGCCGGTTCGCCGGAGCTCGTTCAGCTCGCGCAACTCCCTTCGCTTCCTGCGCTCCTCCTTCTCGACCCAGCCTCCGTAGCGGGAGGAGCTGCCGTCGTCGATGGTCTCCTTGACGGCTTGGAAGGCCTTGGTCTGGCGCACTGGCCGCGTGGCGTAGTCGAGCCCGGTTCCCGTGACTCGGGCAGCAGCTCGGACGCCCTTGACGGGCATGGTGTCCCACGTCCATGCAGCACCGTGGCCAACGGCTGATGCTGTGGCCTTCAGCGCTGCTGCGGTCTTTGTCTTGGCCGCCTCTGACGCCTCTTTCGCCTTCTGAACGCGAGGATCCTGGGTGAAGTCATGGATGCCTCCGGACAGCTGCTTGGTGGACTCGTTCCACTCCTTCGAGGCCTGGAACTCCTGCTGCAGAGTCTCGGTGAAGACCTGCCATGGGGTCTTGTCGCCGTggggcggtggcggcggcttGTCCTGCTTctcgcccttcttcttgcccTCTTCGCCGTCTTGCTGCTCGCCGGCGTCCTCGTCGCCctccttcttcgccttggcgtcttcttcctctttGCTCTGCTCGTCGGCAGCCTTCTTGGGGCCGGCTTGGGACTCAGCGGCCTCGTCCTTTACGTCCTTTGCGTCCTTTGCGTCCTTCTGCttctgcgcctgcgcctgctgGTAGCGGGCAGACTGCGAGGAGAAGTGGCGTGCATGTGCGGCGGCGGTGCGGAAGAGGACGTCTTGCGGCAGGAAGGTGCTTCGCAGGAACGTGAGGGGCGATGCATCAGCAGAGAGCGATGGCTGTGTCGCCAATGACCGCGGCGCCAATGGCGCGGTGGATAACCGCCGGTATGCGGCTGCGCGTCCGTATGTGCTCGCCGGCTGTATGCAGCCTCGCGCCCTGGCGGCGAGTGTGGCTGCTGTGTGGGGCGGCATCCTGGGTGGCAGGTGCGTGTGAGATGGAATGACAGAAGCCGAAATGGATCCTGCCCGGGTGAAGTCAGGTCAGAGAGTGGGCGGCGGAGAAGGGGGAGAGGGAAGGTGCGGAGTGTCATGCGGCAAGATATTTCGGAA from Ascochyta rabiei chromosome 2, complete sequence includes these protein-coding regions:
- a CDS encoding protein translocase subunit; translation: MPPHTAATLAARARGCIQPASTYGRAAAYRRLSTAPLAPRSLATQPSLSADASPLTFLRSTFLPQDVLFRTAAAHARHFSSQSARYQQAQAQKQKDAKDAKDVKDEAAESQAGPKKAADEQSKEEEDAKAKKEGDEDAGEQQDGEEGKKKGEKQDKPPPPPHGDKTPWQVFTETLQQEFQASKEWNESTKQLSGGIHDFTQDPRVQKAKEASEAAKTKTAAALKATASAVGHGAAWTWDTMPVKGVRAAARVTGTGLDYATRPVRQTKAFQAVKETIDDGSSSRYGGWVEKEERRKRRELRELNELRRTGGRPIGPMEEDIEAGTNVTLHKDAKYKEVWRDWKDNSKIAQGFFSMKQTYGESDNAIITTARSITDRITGFFAENETAMVIKKFREMDPNFQMEPFLTEMREYILPEVLDAYVKGDIDVLKQWLSAAQYSVYAALMQQYKTAGLKSDGKIVDIRGVDVLNAKLLEPGEIPVFILTARTQEVHVYRNAKSGELASGMDDKVQQVTYAIGVTRIPEDVNNPETRGWRLIELQKSARDYY